The proteins below come from a single Streptomyces sp. SCSIO 75703 genomic window:
- the aroC gene encoding chorismate synthase codes for MSRLRWLTAGESHGPALVATLEGLPAGVPVTTEMVADHLARRRLGYGRGARMRFERDEVTFLGGVRHGLTLGSPVAVMVGNTEWPKWEQVMAADPVDPRVLAGLARNAPLTRPRPGHADLAGMQKYGFDEARPVLERASARETAARVALGAVARSYLKETAGIEIVSHVVELAAAKAPYGVYPVPGDVERLDADPVRCLDADASKAMVAEIDQAHKDGDTLGGVVEVLAYGVPVGLGSHVHWDRRLDARLAAALMGIQAIKGVEIGDGFGLARVPGSRAHDEIVADDDGIRRATGRAGGTEGGLSTGEALRVRAAMKPIATVPRALRTVDVVTGEAAQAHHQRSDVCAVPAAGIVAEAMVALVLADAVAEKFGGDSVTETRRNVRSYLDALAIR; via the coding sequence TTGAGCAGGTTGCGCTGGCTGACCGCGGGGGAGTCCCACGGTCCCGCACTCGTCGCGACGCTGGAGGGTCTGCCCGCCGGCGTGCCGGTCACGACGGAGATGGTGGCGGATCATCTGGCGCGGCGGCGGCTGGGGTACGGGCGCGGTGCCCGGATGAGGTTCGAGCGGGACGAGGTGACCTTCCTCGGCGGTGTCCGGCACGGTCTGACCCTGGGTTCCCCGGTCGCGGTGATGGTCGGCAACACCGAGTGGCCGAAGTGGGAGCAGGTGATGGCCGCCGACCCCGTCGATCCGCGGGTGCTGGCCGGTCTGGCGCGGAACGCTCCGCTGACGCGTCCGCGGCCGGGACACGCGGACCTGGCCGGGATGCAGAAGTACGGGTTCGACGAGGCGCGGCCGGTGCTGGAACGTGCCTCGGCGCGGGAGACGGCGGCGCGGGTCGCGCTGGGCGCGGTCGCCCGCTCGTACCTGAAGGAGACGGCCGGCATCGAGATCGTCAGCCACGTGGTGGAACTGGCCGCGGCGAAGGCCCCGTACGGCGTGTACCCGGTACCGGGGGACGTGGAACGGCTCGACGCGGACCCGGTGCGCTGTCTGGACGCGGACGCCTCGAAGGCGATGGTCGCGGAGATCGACCAGGCCCACAAGGACGGGGACACCCTGGGCGGCGTGGTCGAGGTGCTGGCCTACGGGGTGCCCGTGGGACTGGGCTCGCACGTGCACTGGGACCGGCGGCTGGACGCGCGGCTGGCGGCGGCGCTGATGGGCATCCAGGCGATCAAGGGCGTCGAGATCGGGGACGGCTTCGGGCTGGCCCGGGTACCCGGATCGCGGGCGCACGACGAGATCGTGGCGGACGACGACGGCATCCGGCGCGCCACCGGGCGCGCGGGCGGCACGGAGGGCGGCCTGTCGACGGGCGAGGCGCTGCGGGTACGCGCGGCGATGAAGCCGATCGCGACGGTGCCGCGGGCGCTGCGCACGGTCGACGTGGTGACCGGCGAGGCGGCGCAGGCGCATCACCAGCGTTCGGACGTGTGCGCGGTGCCGGCGGCCGGGATCGTGGCGGAGGCCATGGTCGCGCTGGTGCTCGCGGACGCGGTCGCGGAGAAGTTCGGGGGCGACAGCGTCACCGAGACCCGCCGCAACGTCCGCTCCTACCTCGACGCCCTGGCCATCCGATGA
- the mltG gene encoding endolytic transglycosylase MltG: MTEYGRGQGSAPWGPEDPLYGDGWEGQQAQAGLQSPYGGRPQQYPEQPQHQHQQQYGEWGGGSGYGEQQYDPYDQYGQPPPGGQQPYGQQQGGQYDGQYDPQQYASQQHPHQQPQQPHQQHAQHPQDEGWGTGAHPHAQYPGDPSDPYGQQAAAYGGGEQPDFYGTPDAYPPPEPPGRRRTEPEPERTDWDPGTEEEDHAFFTGADDGKPGEADADEEGPVRGRGERRARGGKPKKKGRNGCACLVVSLVLGGGALGVTYFGYQFYQDRFGSAPDFAGSGNGEQVTVTIPKGATGSVIGQELKRKGVVKSVDAFISAQASNPGGQGIQDGVYTLQKEMSAESAVALLLSPKSRSNLIIAEGKRNIDVYKLIDKRLEVKEGTTAKVAESEWKSLGLPEWAMNHENLKDPLEGFLYPSSYSVAKGQKPEEVLKQMVARANEQYQRIGLEKKAAGLGLDGPWELLTVASLVQAEGKTHEDFRMMSEVVYNRLKPTNTETNRLLQFDSTFNYLKGESNIRISESEINSNKDPYNTYTNKGLPPGPIGNPGQEALEAALVPTDDGWIYFVATDGLNKTEFAKNYAEFQKLKDKFDATTVR; encoded by the coding sequence ATGACTGAGTATGGCCGGGGCCAAGGCTCCGCACCGTGGGGTCCGGAGGACCCCTTGTACGGGGACGGATGGGAAGGACAGCAGGCCCAGGCGGGCCTGCAGTCCCCCTACGGCGGCCGGCCGCAGCAGTATCCCGAGCAGCCGCAGCACCAGCACCAGCAGCAGTACGGCGAATGGGGAGGCGGTTCCGGGTACGGCGAACAGCAGTACGACCCGTACGACCAGTACGGGCAGCCTCCCCCCGGCGGACAACAACCCTACGGACAGCAGCAGGGCGGGCAGTACGACGGGCAGTACGACCCGCAGCAGTACGCGTCCCAGCAACACCCGCACCAGCAGCCGCAACAGCCCCACCAGCAGCACGCACAGCACCCGCAGGACGAGGGCTGGGGCACTGGCGCGCATCCCCACGCGCAGTACCCCGGCGACCCGTCCGACCCCTACGGCCAGCAGGCCGCGGCCTACGGCGGCGGCGAGCAGCCCGACTTCTACGGCACCCCCGACGCCTACCCGCCCCCCGAGCCGCCCGGCCGCCGGCGCACCGAGCCCGAACCCGAGCGCACCGACTGGGACCCCGGCACCGAGGAGGAGGACCACGCCTTCTTCACCGGCGCGGACGACGGCAAACCAGGGGAGGCCGACGCCGACGAGGAGGGCCCGGTCCGCGGGCGCGGCGAGCGCCGGGCCCGCGGCGGCAAACCCAAGAAGAAGGGCCGCAACGGCTGCGCCTGCCTCGTGGTCTCGCTGGTGCTGGGCGGCGGCGCCCTGGGCGTCACGTACTTCGGTTACCAGTTCTACCAGGACCGTTTCGGCTCGGCCCCGGACTTCGCGGGCAGCGGCAACGGCGAGCAGGTCACCGTCACCATCCCCAAGGGCGCGACCGGCTCCGTCATCGGCCAGGAGCTGAAACGCAAGGGCGTCGTCAAGAGCGTGGACGCCTTCATCTCCGCGCAGGCGAGCAACCCCGGCGGCCAGGGCATCCAGGACGGCGTCTACACGCTGCAGAAGGAGATGTCGGCCGAGAGCGCGGTCGCACTCCTGCTCAGCCCCAAGAGCCGCAGCAACCTGATCATCGCCGAGGGCAAGCGCAACATCGACGTCTACAAACTCATCGACAAGCGCCTGGAGGTCAAGGAGGGCACCACCGCGAAGGTCGCCGAGAGCGAGTGGAAGAGCCTCGGACTGCCCGAGTGGGCGATGAACCACGAGAACCTCAAGGACCCCCTGGAAGGCTTCCTCTACCCCTCCAGCTACTCGGTCGCCAAGGGCCAGAAGCCCGAGGAGGTCCTCAAACAGATGGTGGCGCGGGCCAACGAGCAGTACCAGCGGATCGGGCTGGAGAAGAAGGCGGCCGGACTCGGCCTCGACGGCCCCTGGGAACTGCTCACCGTGGCCAGCCTCGTCCAGGCCGAGGGCAAGACGCACGAGGACTTCCGGATGATGTCCGAGGTCGTCTACAACCGCCTCAAGCCCACCAACACGGAGACCAACCGGCTCCTCCAGTTCGACTCGACCTTCAACTACCTCAAGGGCGAGAGCAACATCCGGATCAGCGAGTCCGAGATCAACAGCAACAAGGACCCCTACAACACGTACACGAACAAGGGCCTGCCGCCCGGTCCCATCGGCAACCCCGGCCAGGAGGCCCTGGAGGCGGCGCTGGTGCCGACCGACGACGGCTGGATCTACTTCGTGGCCACCGACGGCCTGAACAAGACCGAGTTCGCCAAGAACTACGCCGAATTCCAGAAGCTCAAGGACAAGTTCGATGCCACCACGGTCCGTTGA
- a CDS encoding DUF948 domain-containing protein, with protein MHAVSGGEVAGILVAVFWAILVSFLAVALARLAQTLRATTKLVADVTDQAVPLLADASATVRSAQTQIERVDAIATDVQEVTSNASALSTTVASTFGGPLVKVAAFGYGVRRALGARGGDGPARQPRRAVIVGRTIPTARRTKRKKD; from the coding sequence GTGCACGCGGTGTCCGGTGGCGAGGTGGCCGGGATCCTGGTGGCCGTCTTCTGGGCGATCCTGGTCTCCTTCCTCGCCGTCGCGCTGGCGAGGCTGGCCCAGACGCTCAGGGCGACCACCAAGCTGGTGGCGGACGTGACCGACCAGGCCGTCCCCCTGCTGGCGGACGCCTCCGCGACGGTGCGCTCGGCGCAGACCCAGATCGAGCGGGTCGACGCCATCGCCACCGACGTCCAGGAGGTCACCTCCAACGCCTCCGCCCTCTCGACCACCGTCGCCTCCACCTTCGGCGGCCCCCTGGTCAAGGTCGCGGCCTTCGGCTACGGCGTGCGCCGGGCGCTCGGCGCGCGGGGCGGGGACGGGCCGGCCAGGCAGCCGCGCCGCGCCGTGATCGTCGGACGGACGATCCCGACCGCGCGGCGGACGAAGCGGAAGAAGGACTGA
- the alaS gene encoding alanine--tRNA ligase — MESAEIRRRWLSFFEERGHTVVPSASLIADDPTLLLVPAGMVPFKPYFLGEVKPPFDRATSVQKCVRTPDIEEVGKTTRHGTFFQMCGNFSFGDYFKEGAITLAWELLTSPQDKGGYGLDPERLWITVYQDDDEAERIWHDVVGVPAERIQRLGKKDNYWSMGVPGPCGPCSEINYDRGPEFGAEGGPAVNDERYVEIWNLVFMQYERGEGIGKEDFEILGELPSKNIDTGLGLERLAMILQDVRNMYEIDTSMAVIRKATELTGVAYGDAHASDVSLRVVTDHMRTSVMLIGDGVTPGNEGRGYVLRRIMRRAIRNMRLLGASGPVVKDLIDVVIAMMGQQYPELVTDRERIEKVALAEEAAFLKTLKAGTNILDTAVSETKTAGGTVLSGDQAFLLHDTWGFPIDLTLEMAAEQGLSVDEDGFRRLMKEQRERAKADARAKKTGHADLGAYREIADRAGATDFIGYGDTEGESTIVGILVDGVSSPAATEGDEVEIVLDRTPFYAEGGGQIGDSGRIRAESGAVIEIRDCQKPVPGVYVHKGVVQVGEVTVGAKAQATIDVLRRKAIARAHSATHLTHQALRDALGPTAAQAGSENQPGRFRFDFGSPSAVPTAVMTDVEQRINEVLARDLDVRADVMGIDEAKKQGAIAEFGEKYGERVRVVTIGDFSKELCGGTHVHNTAQLGLVKLLGESSIGSGVRRIEALVGVDAYHFLAREHTVVAQLQELVKGRPEELPEKISAMLGKLRDAEKEIERFRAEKVLQAAAGLAESAKDVRGVAVVTGRVPDGTTADDLRKLVLDVRGRVQGGRAAVVALFTAVNGKPLTVIATNEAARERGLKAGDLVRTAAKTLGGGGGGKPDVAQGGGQNPDAIDAAAEAVERLVADTAK; from the coding sequence ATGGAGTCGGCCGAGATTCGTCGCCGCTGGTTGAGCTTCTTCGAGGAGCGCGGTCACACCGTCGTCCCTTCGGCGTCGCTCATCGCGGACGACCCGACTCTGCTGCTGGTCCCGGCGGGCATGGTGCCGTTCAAGCCGTACTTCCTCGGGGAGGTCAAGCCGCCCTTCGACCGCGCCACCAGCGTGCAGAAGTGCGTGCGCACCCCCGACATCGAAGAGGTCGGCAAGACCACCCGGCACGGCACGTTCTTCCAGATGTGCGGCAACTTCTCCTTCGGCGACTACTTCAAGGAAGGCGCGATCACCCTCGCCTGGGAGCTGCTCACCAGCCCCCAGGACAAGGGCGGTTACGGCCTCGACCCCGAGCGCCTGTGGATCACCGTCTACCAGGACGACGACGAGGCCGAGCGCATCTGGCACGACGTCGTCGGCGTCCCGGCCGAGCGCATCCAGCGCCTCGGCAAGAAGGACAACTACTGGTCCATGGGCGTCCCCGGCCCCTGCGGCCCCTGCTCCGAGATCAACTACGACCGCGGCCCCGAGTTCGGCGCCGAGGGCGGCCCCGCCGTCAACGACGAGCGGTACGTCGAGATCTGGAACCTCGTCTTCATGCAGTACGAGCGGGGCGAGGGCATCGGCAAGGAGGACTTCGAGATCCTCGGCGAGCTGCCGAGCAAGAACATCGACACCGGCCTCGGCCTGGAACGCCTCGCCATGATTCTGCAGGACGTGCGGAACATGTACGAGATCGACACCTCCATGGCCGTCATCCGCAAGGCCACCGAGCTGACCGGCGTGGCCTACGGCGACGCCCACGCCTCCGACGTCTCGCTGCGCGTGGTCACCGACCACATGCGCACCTCCGTGATGCTCATCGGCGACGGCGTCACCCCCGGCAACGAGGGCCGCGGCTACGTGCTGCGCCGCATCATGCGCCGCGCCATCCGCAACATGCGCCTGCTCGGCGCCTCCGGCCCGGTCGTCAAGGACCTGATCGACGTCGTCATCGCCATGATGGGGCAGCAGTACCCCGAACTGGTCACCGACCGGGAGCGGATCGAGAAGGTCGCCCTCGCCGAGGAGGCCGCCTTCCTCAAGACGCTGAAGGCCGGCACCAACATCCTCGACACGGCCGTCAGCGAGACCAAGACCGCCGGCGGCACCGTGCTCTCCGGCGACCAGGCCTTCCTGCTCCACGACACCTGGGGCTTCCCCATCGACCTCACCCTGGAGATGGCCGCCGAACAGGGCCTGTCCGTGGACGAGGACGGCTTCCGCCGCCTGATGAAGGAGCAGCGCGAGCGCGCCAAGGCCGACGCCCGCGCCAAGAAGACCGGCCACGCCGACCTCGGCGCCTACCGGGAGATCGCCGACCGCGCCGGCGCCACCGACTTCATCGGCTACGGCGACACCGAGGGCGAGTCGACCATCGTCGGCATCCTCGTCGACGGCGTCTCCTCGCCCGCGGCCACCGAGGGCGACGAGGTCGAGATCGTCCTGGACCGCACCCCCTTCTACGCCGAGGGCGGCGGCCAGATCGGCGACAGTGGCCGGATCAGGGCCGAATCCGGCGCCGTCATCGAGATCCGCGACTGCCAGAAGCCGGTCCCGGGCGTCTACGTCCACAAGGGCGTCGTCCAGGTCGGCGAGGTCACCGTCGGCGCCAAGGCCCAGGCCACCATCGACGTGCTCCGCCGCAAGGCCATCGCCCGCGCCCACTCGGCCACCCACCTCACCCACCAGGCGCTGCGCGACGCGCTCGGCCCCACGGCCGCCCAGGCCGGTTCCGAGAACCAGCCCGGCCGCTTCCGCTTCGACTTCGGCTCGCCCTCCGCCGTGCCCACCGCCGTGATGACCGACGTCGAACAGAGGATCAACGAGGTGCTCGCCCGCGACCTCGACGTCCGCGCCGACGTCATGGGCATCGACGAGGCCAAGAAGCAGGGCGCCATCGCCGAGTTCGGCGAGAAGTACGGCGAGCGGGTCCGGGTCGTCACCATCGGCGACTTCTCCAAGGAGCTGTGCGGCGGCACCCACGTCCACAACACCGCCCAGCTCGGCCTGGTCAAGCTGCTCGGCGAATCCTCCATCGGCTCGGGCGTGCGCCGCATCGAGGCGCTGGTCGGCGTGGACGCCTACCACTTCCTCGCCCGCGAGCACACCGTCGTCGCCCAGCTCCAGGAGCTGGTCAAGGGCCGGCCGGAGGAACTGCCGGAGAAGATCTCCGCCATGCTCGGCAAGCTGCGGGACGCCGAGAAGGAGATCGAGAGGTTCCGCGCGGAGAAGGTCCTCCAGGCCGCCGCCGGACTCGCCGAGTCCGCCAAGGACGTGCGCGGCGTCGCCGTGGTCACCGGCCGGGTGCCGGACGGCACCACCGCCGACGACCTGCGCAAGCTCGTCCTCGACGTGCGCGGGCGCGTCCAGGGCGGCCGGGCCGCCGTGGTGGCCCTGTTCACCGCGGTCAACGGCAAGCCGCTGACGGTCATCGCCACCAACGAGGCCGCCCGCGAGCGCGGGCTCAAGGCCGGCGACCTGGTCCGCACCGCCGCCAAGACCCTCGGCGGCGGGGGCGGCGGCAAGCCGGACGTCGCCCAGGGCGGCGGCCAGAACCCGGACGCCATCGACGCCGCCGCCGAGGCCGTCGAGCGGCTCGTGGCGGACACCGCGAAGTGA
- a CDS encoding shikimate dehydrogenase: MPPRSVDARRAAVLGSPIAHSLSPVLHRAAYAALGLENWTYDRFDLDEAALPGFVEGLGPEWAGLSLTMPLKRAVIPLLDAISETAASVDAVNTVVLAPDGRRTGDNTDIPGMVAALREHGVEKAESAAVLGAGATASSALAALARICTGEVDVYVRSGARAAEMRGWAERLGVAVRIVEWERAAQALHAPLVVATTPAGTTDALAGAVPERPGTLFDVLYEPWPTPLAARWSAAGGAVVGGLDLLLHQAVLQVEQMTGHSPAPLAAMRAAGERALAERQAPPPAAGNGTGTEPGPARRA; this comes from the coding sequence ATGCCACCACGGTCCGTTGACGCGCGCCGGGCCGCCGTGCTCGGCTCGCCCATCGCCCACTCCCTCTCCCCGGTGCTGCACCGCGCCGCCTACGCCGCACTGGGCCTGGAGAACTGGACGTACGACCGCTTCGACCTCGACGAGGCGGCCCTGCCCGGCTTCGTCGAGGGCCTCGGCCCCGAGTGGGCGGGACTCTCCCTGACCATGCCGCTGAAGCGGGCGGTCATCCCGCTGCTCGACGCGATCAGCGAGACGGCCGCCTCGGTGGACGCGGTGAACACGGTGGTCCTCGCCCCCGACGGCCGCCGCACCGGCGACAACACCGACATCCCCGGCATGGTGGCCGCCCTGCGCGAACACGGCGTCGAGAAGGCCGAGAGCGCCGCCGTCCTCGGCGCCGGCGCCACCGCCTCCTCCGCGCTGGCCGCCCTCGCCCGGATCTGCACCGGGGAGGTCGACGTGTACGTCCGCAGCGGGGCCCGCGCCGCCGAGATGCGCGGCTGGGCCGAACGGCTCGGCGTCGCCGTCCGCATCGTGGAGTGGGAGCGGGCCGCGCAGGCGCTGCACGCCCCGCTGGTCGTCGCCACCACCCCGGCCGGCACCACCGACGCGCTCGCCGGAGCCGTACCGGAGCGGCCGGGAACCCTCTTCGACGTGCTCTACGAGCCCTGGCCCACCCCGCTCGCCGCCCGCTGGTCGGCCGCCGGCGGAGCCGTCGTCGGCGGCCTCGACCTCCTCCTGCACCAGGCCGTGCTCCAGGTGGAACAGATGACCGGGCACTCCCCGGCCCCGCTGGCCGCCATGCGCGCGGCCGGCGAACGCGCCCTCGCCGAGCGCCAGGCACCGCCCCCGGCGGCCGGAAACGGAACCGGAACGGAGCCCGGCCCGGCCCGCCGCGCCTGA
- the ruvX gene encoding Holliday junction resolvase RuvX, which yields MRRGRRLAVDVGDARIGVASCDPDGILATPVETVPGRDVPAAHRRLRQLVEEYEPIEIVVGLPRSLKGGEGPAAAKVRGFAQELARGVAPVSVRLVDERMTTVTAGRSLRASGVRSRKGRSVIDQAAAVVILQQALESERVSGEAPGEGVEVVM from the coding sequence ATGCGCCGCGGCCGCCGCCTGGCCGTCGACGTCGGCGACGCCCGGATCGGGGTCGCCTCGTGCGACCCGGACGGCATCCTCGCCACCCCGGTGGAGACCGTCCCCGGCCGGGACGTCCCGGCCGCCCACCGGCGGCTGCGTCAACTCGTCGAGGAGTATGAGCCGATCGAGATCGTCGTCGGGCTCCCGCGGTCTCTCAAGGGGGGCGAGGGCCCGGCCGCGGCCAAGGTGCGGGGCTTCGCCCAGGAGCTGGCCCGGGGCGTCGCCCCGGTCTCCGTACGTCTCGTCGACGAGCGGATGACGACCGTCACGGCGGGCCGGAGCCTGCGCGCCTCCGGGGTCCGCTCGCGCAAGGGCCGGTCGGTGATCGACCAGGCCGCGGCCGTCGTCATCCTCCAGCAGGCACTCGAATCCGAACGGGTGTCAGGCGAAGCACCCGGTGAGGGCGTCGAAGTGGTCATGTGA
- a CDS encoding AAA family ATPase: MAAHRRGGPSPHGNLPLELDAFVGRAAELAGLARALDASRLVTVTGTGGVGKSRLAARAAAERTPRDGVWRVELAPVRDPEFVDYAVVEALGLTDHTTRLPRETLLAHLADRETLLLLDGVEHLVEPCALLAAELLERAPGLRVLAVGRRPLGVAGERLVPLAPLGPEEAVELLRVRAAQREVVWPDAHHGPEAPHGPETPHGPEAPGRAPDERGPRDGPAGDALELCRRLDGIPLAIELAAGRLSALSPGQVLRRLDDRFRLLTGGDPTALPRHRTLRTAIGWSHELCTPEERLLWARLSVFAGPFDLEAAEYVCSGGGLAADDVLDVVSALLAQSVLTREESPAGVRYRMLDTVRAYGAGWLEAAGDAARLRRRHRDWYVGLATWCELEWFSPRQREVAARVDAELPNLRSALEHCLADPEEAHLGQYLAGALWFHWVGSGRLSEGRRWLEQAVRLDAEPTAGEQSRLKALWVLAYVAILQGDTVAALGALQECREEAERSANDTALAYAEHRTGCLALVTDDMARAETLLRSALRRYGEIGELNSNVLMGQVELAMTRAFQGDLSDAVRLCEDVRRVCEDHGERWARAYALYVLAYAAWSRGEPALARELLTESLDSAHGFHDQLGSVLAVELLALVTVTEGDAAEAAVLQGAASRMWPSVGLPLFGSAHYNTPHELCETAARERLGDAGYEACARRGARLDRSEAVARALRRPGVRPRPVAPAAGAPAEPPHAKPAASPTRGGGETTG; this comes from the coding sequence ATGGCAGCTCATCGGCGTGGCGGTCCCTCACCGCACGGCAATCTCCCGCTGGAACTCGACGCGTTCGTCGGGCGCGCGGCGGAACTCGCCGGACTGGCCCGGGCCCTGGACGCCTCCCGGCTGGTGACCGTGACGGGGACGGGCGGGGTCGGGAAGTCGCGGCTGGCGGCGCGGGCGGCGGCGGAGCGCACGCCGCGCGACGGGGTGTGGCGCGTCGAGCTGGCCCCGGTGCGCGATCCGGAGTTCGTCGACTACGCGGTGGTGGAGGCCCTCGGGCTGACCGACCACACGACGCGGCTGCCGCGCGAGACGCTCCTCGCGCACCTGGCCGACCGGGAGACGCTGCTGCTCCTGGACGGCGTCGAGCACCTGGTGGAGCCGTGTGCCCTGCTCGCGGCCGAGTTGCTGGAGCGGGCGCCGGGGCTGCGGGTGCTGGCGGTGGGCCGCCGTCCGCTGGGCGTGGCCGGGGAGCGGCTGGTGCCGCTGGCGCCGCTGGGCCCCGAGGAGGCGGTGGAGCTGCTGCGGGTCCGCGCGGCCCAGCGCGAGGTGGTGTGGCCGGATGCCCACCACGGCCCGGAGGCTCCCCACGGCCCGGAGACTCCCCACGGCCCGGAGGCCCCCGGCCGGGCCCCGGACGAGCGCGGTCCGCGGGACGGGCCCGCCGGGGACGCCCTCGAACTGTGCCGGCGGCTGGACGGTATCCCGCTGGCGATCGAGCTGGCCGCGGGGCGGCTGAGCGCCCTCTCGCCCGGCCAGGTGCTGCGCCGGCTGGACGACCGCTTCCGGCTGCTGACCGGCGGGGACCCCACCGCGCTCCCCCGCCACCGGACGCTGCGCACGGCGATCGGCTGGAGCCACGAACTGTGCACCCCCGAGGAGCGGCTGCTGTGGGCGCGGCTGTCCGTCTTCGCCGGCCCCTTCGACCTGGAGGCCGCCGAGTACGTGTGCAGCGGCGGCGGGCTGGCCGCCGACGACGTGCTCGACGTGGTCTCCGCGCTGCTCGCCCAGTCGGTGCTGACCCGCGAGGAGTCGCCGGCCGGGGTGCGCTACCGGATGCTCGACACGGTGCGCGCGTACGGCGCCGGCTGGCTGGAGGCGGCGGGCGACGCGGCCCGGCTGCGGCGCCGGCACCGGGACTGGTACGTGGGCCTGGCGACCTGGTGCGAGCTGGAGTGGTTCTCGCCGCGCCAGCGCGAGGTCGCCGCCCGGGTCGACGCCGAACTGCCCAACCTGCGCAGCGCGCTGGAGCACTGCCTGGCGGATCCGGAGGAGGCGCACCTGGGCCAGTACCTGGCGGGAGCCCTGTGGTTCCACTGGGTCGGCAGCGGCCGGCTGTCGGAGGGGCGGCGCTGGCTGGAGCAGGCGGTGCGGCTGGACGCGGAGCCGACCGCGGGCGAGCAGTCCCGGCTGAAGGCACTGTGGGTCCTCGCCTACGTGGCGATCCTCCAGGGTGACACGGTGGCCGCGCTGGGGGCCCTCCAGGAGTGCCGGGAGGAGGCCGAGCGGTCGGCGAACGACACGGCGCTGGCCTACGCGGAGCACCGCACCGGCTGCCTGGCGCTGGTCACCGACGACATGGCGCGCGCGGAGACGCTGCTGCGCTCGGCGCTGCGCCGCTACGGCGAGATCGGCGAGCTGAACAGCAACGTGCTGATGGGCCAGGTGGAACTGGCGATGACGCGGGCCTTCCAGGGCGACCTGTCCGACGCCGTGCGGCTGTGCGAGGACGTGCGCCGGGTCTGCGAGGACCACGGCGAGCGCTGGGCCCGCGCCTACGCGCTGTACGTGCTGGCCTACGCGGCCTGGAGCCGGGGCGAGCCGGCCCTCGCCCGGGAGCTGCTGACCGAGTCGCTGGACAGCGCCCACGGTTTCCACGACCAGCTCGGCTCGGTGCTGGCGGTGGAACTGCTGGCCCTGGTCACGGTGACGGAGGGCGACGCGGCGGAGGCGGCGGTGCTGCAGGGCGCGGCGAGCCGGATGTGGCCCTCGGTGGGGCTGCCGCTGTTCGGTTCGGCGCACTACAACACGCCGCACGAACTGTGCGAGACGGCGGCCCGGGAGCGGCTGGGCGACGCGGGCTACGAGGCGTGTGCGCGCCGGGGGGCGCGGCTCGACCGGAGCGAGGCGGTGGCGCGGGCACTGCGGAGGCCGGGGGTCCGGCCGCGTCCGGTGGCGCCCGCGGCGGGGGCGCCGGCGGAGCCGCCGCACGCGAAGCCCGCCGCCTCGCCCACCCGCGGGGGTGGGGAGACGACGGGCTGA